A single region of the Polymorphum gilvum SL003B-26A1 genome encodes:
- a CDS encoding pyridoxal-phosphate-dependent aminotransferase family protein, which translates to MTLRNGKEFLMIPGPTNVPDEVLRAMHRPAVDIYEGPLVRTTDECLDGLRRLFRTAGRPYIYAANGHGAWDAALTNTLSRGDTVLVLESGRFAVGWGEAATLAGLDVEVLPGDWRRPVDPAAVERRLKADAAGAIKAILVVQVDTASGALNDIAAIRAAIDAAGHGALLMVDTIASLGCVPFEMDAWGVDLALTGSQKGLMTPPGLSFVAAGERALAAHRTADLRISYMDWTFRDGPEHYQKYCGTPPEHLLFGFRKAIELIDAEGLANVWRRHALLAEATRRAVAVWAQAGALDFNIVEPSARADSVTVIRFDGADPAPLRAFAREVCGVTVGGTIGALSGQGIRIGHMGHVNAVMLLGTLSALELGLKTLGIPYGAGGVQAAIDHLAGALG; encoded by the coding sequence ATGACGCTGCGCAACGGCAAGGAATTCCTGATGATCCCCGGTCCGACCAACGTGCCGGACGAGGTGCTGCGCGCCATGCACCGGCCCGCGGTCGACATCTACGAGGGGCCGCTGGTGCGCACCACCGACGAATGCCTCGACGGCCTGCGCCGGCTGTTCCGCACCGCCGGCCGCCCCTACATCTACGCCGCCAACGGCCACGGCGCCTGGGATGCGGCGTTGACCAACACCCTGTCGCGCGGCGACACGGTGCTGGTGCTGGAATCGGGGCGCTTCGCGGTCGGCTGGGGCGAGGCCGCCACCCTCGCCGGCCTCGACGTCGAGGTGCTGCCCGGTGACTGGCGCCGGCCGGTCGATCCGGCCGCCGTCGAGCGCCGGCTGAAGGCGGACGCCGCCGGCGCCATCAAGGCCATCCTGGTCGTGCAGGTCGACACCGCCTCGGGCGCGCTCAACGACATCGCCGCCATCCGCGCCGCCATCGACGCCGCCGGCCACGGCGCCCTCCTGATGGTCGACACCATCGCCTCGCTCGGCTGCGTGCCGTTCGAGATGGACGCCTGGGGCGTCGACCTCGCCCTCACCGGTTCCCAGAAGGGCCTGATGACGCCGCCGGGCCTGTCCTTCGTCGCCGCCGGCGAACGCGCGCTGGCCGCGCACCGCACGGCGGACCTGCGCATCAGCTACATGGACTGGACCTTCCGCGACGGTCCCGAACACTACCAGAAATACTGCGGCACGCCGCCCGAGCACCTGCTGTTCGGCTTCCGCAAGGCGATCGAACTGATCGACGCTGAGGGCCTTGCCAACGTCTGGCGCCGCCACGCGCTGCTGGCCGAAGCGACACGCCGCGCCGTCGCGGTCTGGGCGCAGGCGGGCGCTCTCGACTTCAACATCGTCGAGCCGTCGGCGCGCGCCGACAGCGTCACCGTGATCCGTTTCGACGGTGCCGATCCGGCGCCCTTGCGCGCCTTCGCCAGGGAGGTTTGCGGCGTCACCGTCGGCGGCACCATCGGCGCGCTGTCGGGCCAAGGCATCCGCATCGGCCACATGGGCCACGTCAACGCGGTCATGCTGCTCGGCACCCTGTCGGCGCTCGAACTCGGCCTGAAGACGCTCGGCATTCCCTACGGCGCCGGCGGCGTGCAGGCGGCCATCGACCACCTGGCCGGCGCGCTCGGCTAG
- a CDS encoding FkbM family methyltransferase, which yields MDTDTRSAAPGPAVAAKMLRLKAKRFRASPLVEAWRKLTRQRQVPIAGFRLAVDDAVMNARVRSQVYRGVYEMSKFVVADALMRPGDRVLELGAGLGLVTVLAASRCGGDAVISFEAVPRNAELIRRNLALNGVTADVRARAIGKADGTIDFFVADDAISSSTSTTRGETGMARIAVPCDDIRTVMAEVRPSVLLIDVEGTETDIVPLIDLSGVRAVMIQVHGDVVDDAAASTIMRAFLEAGLDHLHMCSIGNIWAFERPDKA from the coding sequence ATGGATACAGACACGAGGAGCGCGGCGCCGGGACCGGCCGTGGCGGCGAAGATGCTGAGGCTGAAGGCGAAGCGCTTCCGGGCCTCGCCGCTCGTCGAGGCGTGGCGCAAGCTGACGCGGCAGCGGCAGGTGCCGATCGCCGGGTTCCGGCTTGCGGTCGACGACGCGGTGATGAACGCCCGCGTGCGCTCGCAGGTCTACCGGGGCGTCTACGAGATGAGCAAGTTCGTCGTCGCCGACGCTCTGATGCGCCCCGGCGACCGGGTGCTGGAGCTTGGCGCCGGGCTCGGGCTGGTCACAGTGCTGGCGGCGAGCCGCTGCGGCGGCGACGCGGTGATCTCCTTCGAGGCGGTGCCGCGCAACGCCGAGCTGATCCGCCGCAACCTCGCCCTCAACGGCGTTACCGCCGACGTTCGGGCGCGCGCGATCGGCAAGGCCGACGGCACCATCGACTTCTTCGTCGCCGACGACGCGATCTCGTCGAGCACCAGCACGACACGCGGCGAGACCGGCATGGCGCGGATCGCCGTGCCCTGCGACGACATCCGCACCGTCATGGCCGAGGTGCGCCCGAGCGTGCTGCTGATCGACGTCGAGGGCACGGAGACCGACATCGTGCCGCTGATCGACCTGTCCGGCGTGCGCGCGGTGATGATCCAGGTCCATGGCGACGTCGTCGACGACGCGGCCGCCTCGACCATCATGCGCGCATTCCTGGAGGCCGGGCTCGACCACCTGCACATGTGCTCGATCGGCAACATCTGGGCCTTCGAGCGACCCGACAAGGCCTGA
- a CDS encoding cephalosporin hydroxylase family protein — MIIFDDEEGYVAEKLKDGTERRFPLETPEAFELMSRAWLRASWDVKYIYAFSWFGRPIIQLPEDMIRLQEVIWEHKPDVLIETGVAHGGSLVFYASLFKAIGKGRAIGVEIELRPHNRKAIDEHPLRDYIEIVDGSSIDPATVEKVRSMIKPGEKVMVMLDSNHTKPHVLEELRAYGPMVTPGCYIIAADGIMELVAGGPRTKPDWPVSNPKAAAIEFVKENPDFAIVEPEWPFNEGVVRERVTYWPSAFVKRLR, encoded by the coding sequence ATGATTATCTTCGACGATGAGGAAGGCTACGTTGCCGAGAAGCTGAAGGACGGCACCGAACGGCGCTTTCCCCTCGAGACGCCCGAGGCCTTCGAGCTGATGTCCAGGGCGTGGCTGCGCGCCAGCTGGGACGTCAAGTACATCTACGCCTTCTCCTGGTTCGGTCGGCCGATCATCCAGCTGCCGGAAGACATGATCCGCCTGCAGGAGGTGATTTGGGAGCACAAGCCGGACGTGCTGATCGAGACCGGCGTCGCCCACGGCGGCTCGCTGGTGTTCTACGCCTCGCTGTTCAAGGCGATCGGCAAGGGCCGCGCCATCGGCGTCGAGATCGAGCTGCGCCCGCACAACCGCAAGGCCATCGACGAGCATCCGCTGCGCGACTACATCGAGATCGTCGACGGCTCGTCGATCGACCCGGCCACCGTCGAGAAGGTCCGCTCGATGATCAAGCCGGGCGAGAAGGTCATGGTGATGCTGGATTCCAACCACACCAAGCCGCATGTGCTCGAGGAGCTGCGCGCCTACGGCCCGATGGTCACCCCCGGCTGCTACATCATCGCCGCCGACGGCATCATGGAACTGGTCGCCGGCGGTCCGCGCACCAAGCCCGACTGGCCGGTGTCCAACCCCAAGGCGGCGGCGATCGAGTTCGTCAAGGAGAACCCGGACTTCGCCATCGTCGAGCCGGAATGGCCGTTCAACGAGGGCGTCGTGCGCGAGCGCGTCACCTACTGGCCGAGCGCCTTCGTCAAGCGCCTGCGCTGA
- a CDS encoding LysR substrate-binding domain-containing protein, whose amino-acid sequence MKRAFLPPAEALLAFESAARHASFTRAAEELHLTQGAVSKQVRQLEERLGVELFRRVRQRIVLTDAGRLYLHEVRGALAQISDATRQVMSFAGSADVLNLAVLPTFGTRWLAPRLAEFLRRYPSAGLNLSVRLRPFDFDAEPFDGAIHHGDPVWAGAIAEPLFPEDSIVVASRAFRDRHSIRAPADLLRVPRLQLATRPLAWRQWFEAAGVDTEAAYQGQRFDQFGMIAEAAAHHLGAALMPRLFVEEELAAGKLVRLFDTSLTGRSAYHFVYPERRTLRPVVATFRAWLLEEARAARIGRETMLPG is encoded by the coding sequence ATGAAACGAGCCTTCCTTCCGCCGGCGGAGGCGCTGCTGGCCTTCGAGAGCGCCGCCCGGCACGCCAGCTTCACCCGCGCGGCCGAGGAACTGCACCTGACCCAGGGCGCCGTGTCCAAGCAGGTGCGCCAGTTGGAGGAGCGGCTCGGCGTCGAATTGTTCCGCCGGGTGCGCCAGCGCATCGTCTTGACCGACGCCGGCCGGCTCTACCTGCACGAGGTGCGCGGCGCGCTGGCGCAGATCTCCGACGCGACCCGCCAGGTGATGTCTTTCGCCGGCAGCGCCGACGTGCTGAACCTCGCCGTGCTGCCGACCTTCGGCACGCGCTGGCTGGCGCCGCGGCTGGCCGAATTCCTGCGCCGCTACCCGAGCGCCGGGCTCAACCTCAGCGTCCGCCTGCGGCCGTTCGACTTCGACGCCGAGCCGTTCGACGGCGCGATCCACCACGGCGATCCGGTGTGGGCGGGCGCCATCGCCGAGCCGCTGTTTCCCGAGGATTCCATCGTTGTCGCCTCGCGCGCGTTCCGCGATCGGCACTCGATCCGCGCGCCGGCGGACCTGCTGCGCGTGCCGCGGCTTCAGCTCGCGACCCGGCCGCTCGCCTGGCGGCAGTGGTTCGAGGCGGCCGGCGTCGACACCGAGGCTGCCTATCAGGGACAGCGCTTCGACCAGTTCGGCATGATCGCGGAGGCCGCCGCGCATCACCTCGGCGCGGCCCTCATGCCGCGGCTGTTCGTCGAGGAGGAACTCGCCGCCGGCAAGCTGGTTAGACTGTTCGACACATCGCTGACGGGGCGCTCCGCCTACCACTTCGTCTATCCGGAGCGGCGGACGCTGCGGCCGGTGGTCGCCACCTTCCGCGCCTGGCTGCTGGAGGAGGCGCGCGCGGCGCGGATCGGACGCGAAACCATGCTGCCGGGATAG
- a CDS encoding NAD-dependent epimerase/dehydratase family protein, producing MAASPFTVFGAAGFVGARLVAHLGALGHEVRAVGRDSWPKPGEALGHVLFTVGMTAQFRGRPFETVETQTLRAYEALRSYRFESFLYLSSTRLYQGAGATAEETPILARPATADAIYNLTKATAECLCLSLDDPAVRVVRLSNVFGPENDSELFVSDVMREAAATGRLVFRSAPASAKDYVHVADVAELLPRIALSGRERLYNLAFGRNVSNRAIGDALAACGIDIAYQDGAPEISFPQIDIARLMREFPRPTRGLLAAVPELLEAAQKRVQT from the coding sequence GTGGCCGCTAGCCCCTTCACCGTCTTCGGCGCCGCAGGCTTCGTCGGCGCCCGCCTGGTCGCCCATCTCGGCGCGCTCGGCCACGAGGTGCGCGCCGTCGGCCGCGACAGCTGGCCGAAGCCCGGCGAGGCGCTCGGCCACGTGCTGTTCACCGTCGGCATGACCGCCCAGTTCCGCGGCCGGCCGTTCGAGACGGTCGAGACCCAGACCCTGCGCGCCTACGAGGCGCTGCGGTCCTACCGCTTCGAGTCCTTCCTCTACCTGTCCTCGACGCGGCTCTACCAGGGCGCCGGCGCCACCGCCGAGGAGACGCCGATCCTCGCCCGCCCGGCCACCGCCGACGCGATCTACAACCTGACCAAGGCGACGGCCGAATGCCTGTGCCTGTCGCTCGACGATCCGGCCGTGCGCGTCGTGCGCCTGTCCAACGTGTTCGGCCCGGAAAACGACTCCGAGCTGTTCGTCTCCGATGTCATGCGCGAGGCGGCGGCGACCGGCCGGCTCGTGTTCCGCTCGGCGCCGGCCTCGGCCAAGGACTACGTCCACGTCGCCGATGTCGCCGAACTGCTGCCGCGGATCGCCCTGTCGGGGCGCGAGCGGCTCTACAACCTCGCCTTCGGACGCAACGTCTCCAACCGCGCCATCGGCGATGCGCTCGCCGCCTGCGGCATCGATATCGCCTATCAGGACGGCGCGCCCGAAATCTCCTTCCCGCAAATTGACATCGCGCGGCTCATGCGGGAATTTCCCCGCCCGACGCGGGGGCTGCTTGCCGCCGTCCCGGAGCTGCTCGAGGCGGCACAGAAAAGGGTACAGACATGA
- a CDS encoding N-formylglutamate amidohydrolase: MRMIVVQERTAPLLLSIPHSGSRIPPAIERRMTATGRLQTDLAWHVDSLFEFAADMDVTVVRTPVSPLVIDVDADPASASAPDGGLAPALCALETLDGKRLYQPEEDPGPVEIEERRRLFHAPYHDALAQQVARLRAMHRRIVVLDAQSMRSRIKGVFDGELPLFTVGTRHGRSCHEDVAAILADTGHDLPGASHAENDLFPGGWIVRSYGRPQEGIHAAALTIAQRAYLKHETPPFEPDKEKARRLKAALRQTLLALIGWARGEAAAPARELLGPLPDMMIR; encoded by the coding sequence ATGCGGATGATTGTGGTTCAAGAGCGGACTGCGCCCCTGCTGTTGTCGATCCCCCACTCGGGTAGCCGGATTCCGCCCGCGATCGAGCGGCGGATGACCGCGACCGGGCGCCTGCAGACCGACCTCGCCTGGCACGTCGACAGCCTGTTCGAATTCGCCGCCGACATGGACGTGACCGTGGTGCGCACGCCGGTGTCGCCGCTGGTCATCGACGTCGACGCCGACCCCGCCTCGGCATCCGCGCCGGACGGCGGCCTGGCGCCGGCACTGTGCGCGCTGGAGACGCTGGACGGTAAGCGGCTGTACCAGCCCGAGGAGGATCCCGGCCCGGTCGAGATCGAGGAACGCCGCCGCCTGTTCCACGCCCCCTATCACGACGCCCTGGCGCAGCAGGTCGCGCGGCTGCGCGCCATGCACCGGCGCATCGTCGTGCTCGACGCGCAGTCGATGCGCTCGCGCATCAAGGGCGTGTTCGACGGTGAGCTGCCGCTGTTCACCGTTGGCACCCGGCACGGCCGGAGCTGCCACGAGGACGTGGCCGCGATCCTCGCCGACACCGGCCACGACCTGCCCGGCGCCAGCCACGCCGAGAACGACCTGTTTCCCGGCGGCTGGATCGTGCGCAGCTACGGCCGGCCGCAGGAAGGCATCCATGCCGCGGCGCTGACCATCGCCCAGCGCGCCTACCTGAAGCACGAGACGCCACCGTTCGAGCCCGACAAGGAGAAGGCGCGCCGCCTCAAGGCCGCCCTGCGCCAGACCCTGCTCGCGCTGATCGGCTGGGCCCGCGGCGAGGCGGCGGCACCGGCGCGCGAGCTGCTGGGGCCGCTGCCGGACATGATGATCCGCTGA
- the rfbG gene encoding CDP-glucose 4,6-dehydratase, translated as MTGARVARPDPAFWAGKRVLVTGHSGFKGAWATLWLARMGAEVTGISLPPESDRALFARVDMAARCRSWFCDIRDRAILGTFVADADPQIVLHMAAQPLVRRSVADPLLTFSSNVMGTANLLDALRGARDLSVVLAVTSDKVYANSDRGEAFGEDAALGGHDPYSGSKAATEHVAHSFDMTYFRPRGVRLATARAGNVIGGGDAAEDRIIPDCVRALEAGTPLVLRHPEAVRPWQHVLDCLSGYLLYAEHLAGAGVGAAPRALNFGPEASDMLPVGEVVELFYAGYGTRADVRVERPERSIEMKTLMLDPAEALRILGWRCSLGQRDAVVWTADWYRRVAETGDALAATLDQIDAFTAG; from the coding sequence ATGACCGGCGCGCGCGTTGCCCGGCCCGATCCCGCCTTCTGGGCCGGCAAACGCGTGCTGGTCACCGGCCATTCCGGCTTCAAGGGCGCCTGGGCGACGCTCTGGCTGGCGCGGATGGGCGCCGAGGTGACCGGCATCTCGCTGCCGCCGGAGAGCGACAGGGCGCTGTTTGCGCGCGTCGACATGGCCGCGCGCTGCCGGTCCTGGTTCTGCGACATCCGCGACCGCGCCATCCTCGGCACCTTCGTCGCCGACGCCGATCCACAGATCGTGCTACACATGGCCGCCCAGCCGCTGGTGCGCCGCTCGGTCGCCGATCCGCTGCTGACCTTCTCCTCCAACGTCATGGGCACCGCCAACCTGCTCGACGCCCTGCGCGGCGCGCGCGACCTGTCGGTCGTGCTGGCCGTGACCTCCGACAAGGTCTATGCCAACAGCGACCGTGGCGAGGCCTTCGGCGAGGACGCCGCGCTCGGCGGCCACGATCCCTATTCCGGCTCGAAGGCGGCGACCGAGCACGTCGCCCATTCCTTCGACATGACCTATTTCCGCCCGCGCGGCGTACGCCTGGCGACGGCGCGCGCCGGCAACGTCATCGGCGGTGGCGACGCGGCCGAGGACCGCATCATCCCCGACTGCGTGCGTGCGCTCGAGGCCGGCACGCCGCTGGTGCTGCGCCATCCGGAGGCCGTGCGCCCCTGGCAGCACGTGCTCGACTGCCTGAGCGGCTACCTGCTCTATGCCGAGCACCTTGCCGGCGCCGGCGTCGGCGCGGCGCCGCGGGCGCTCAACTTCGGCCCCGAGGCTTCCGACATGCTGCCCGTCGGCGAGGTGGTCGAGCTGTTCTACGCGGGCTACGGCACCCGCGCCGACGTGCGCGTCGAGCGCCCCGAACGCTCGATCGAGATGAAGACGCTGATGCTCGATCCGGCAGAGGCGCTGCGCATACTCGGCTGGCGCTGTTCGCTCGGCCAGCGGGACGCCGTGGTCTGGACCGCCGACTGGTACCGGCGCGTGGCCGAAACCGGCGACGCGCTCGCCGCCACCCTCGACCAGATCGACGCCTTCACGGCGGGGTGA
- the rfbF gene encoding glucose-1-phosphate cytidylyltransferase, producing the protein MKAVILAGGLGTRLSEETDLKPKPMVEIGGMPILWHIMKIYAHHGVTDFIVCLGYKGYYIKEYFYNYFLHSSDLTIDLSDNTITHLNSKAEPWKVTLVDTGQDTMTGGRLKRVRSYLDADAPFCLTYGDGVADIDIRRLIAFHTAHGKDATLSAVIPPGRYGALDLDGDRVRKFTEKPPGDNAFINGGFFVLNPAVIDRIDGDASHWEAAPLEGLARDGQLCAYRHSGFWHAMDTLRDRRVLEDLWARGTAPWKVWA; encoded by the coding sequence GTGAAGGCTGTCATCCTGGCCGGTGGCCTCGGCACCAGGCTGTCCGAGGAGACCGATCTAAAGCCCAAGCCGATGGTCGAGATCGGCGGCATGCCGATCCTCTGGCACATCATGAAGATCTACGCCCACCACGGCGTCACCGACTTCATCGTCTGCCTCGGCTACAAGGGCTATTACATCAAGGAATATTTCTACAACTACTTCCTGCATTCGTCCGACCTGACCATCGACCTGTCGGACAACACCATCACCCACCTCAATTCCAAGGCCGAGCCGTGGAAGGTGACGCTGGTCGACACCGGCCAGGACACCATGACCGGCGGACGGCTGAAGCGCGTGCGCTCCTATCTCGACGCCGACGCGCCGTTCTGCCTGACCTATGGCGACGGCGTCGCCGACATCGACATCCGCCGGCTGATCGCCTTCCACACGGCGCACGGCAAGGACGCCACCCTGTCGGCGGTGATCCCGCCCGGCCGCTACGGCGCGCTCGACCTCGACGGCGACCGGGTGCGCAAGTTCACCGAGAAGCCGCCGGGCGACAACGCCTTCATCAACGGCGGCTTCTTCGTGCTGAACCCGGCCGTGATCGACCGCATCGACGGCGACGCCAGCCATTGGGAGGCCGCGCCGCTTGAGGGGCTCGCCCGCGACGGCCAGCTGTGCGCCTATCGCCATTCCGGCTTCTGGCACGCCATGGACACGCTGCGCGACCGCCGCGTGCTGGAGGACCTGTGGGCCCGCGGCACGGCGCCCTGGAAGGTCTGGGCATGA
- the yegS gene encoding lipid kinase YegS: MSETRRLRLILHGKAAARDEVRAAVEAVRGLGHAVSVRVTWEEGDTQRLAREALADDEAIDVLVAGGGDGTLNEVVSSVLEVAGEDRPPFAFALLPLGTANDFAHGLGLPVEDPTACLTLAATGQARPTDVGTVNGQVFVNVVSGGFGAEVTTETDPTLKRLIGGAAYLLTGLNKVGAIEAVAAHIRVDGEDGWRGRFVALAVGNGRRAGGGVPLSPDAELDDGLLDLIVVPEPERGDVGQLVQGFLETGAEALRAHLVMRRAARIEIETERPIQVNLDGEPLHAERLDIRVLPGRIRLVRPDASGRGQAPVAKDARGG; this comes from the coding sequence ATGAGCGAAACGAGGCGCCTGCGCCTGATCCTGCACGGCAAGGCGGCGGCCCGCGACGAGGTGCGCGCGGCAGTCGAGGCGGTGCGCGGCCTCGGCCACGCCGTGTCGGTGCGGGTGACCTGGGAGGAGGGCGACACGCAGCGGCTCGCCCGCGAGGCGCTGGCCGACGACGAGGCGATCGACGTGCTCGTCGCCGGCGGCGGCGACGGCACACTGAACGAGGTCGTATCGTCCGTGCTGGAGGTGGCCGGAGAGGATCGCCCGCCCTTCGCCTTCGCCCTGCTGCCGCTCGGCACCGCCAACGACTTCGCCCATGGCCTCGGCCTGCCGGTCGAGGATCCGACCGCCTGCCTGACGCTGGCGGCGACGGGACAGGCGCGGCCGACCGATGTCGGCACGGTCAACGGCCAGGTGTTCGTCAACGTCGTCAGCGGCGGCTTCGGCGCGGAGGTGACGACCGAAACCGATCCGACGCTGAAGCGTCTGATCGGTGGCGCCGCCTACCTGCTGACCGGGCTCAACAAGGTCGGCGCGATCGAGGCGGTTGCGGCGCACATCCGCGTCGACGGAGAAGACGGCTGGCGGGGCCGCTTCGTGGCGCTTGCCGTCGGCAATGGCCGGCGCGCCGGCGGCGGCGTGCCGCTGAGCCCGGATGCCGAGCTCGACGACGGCCTTCTGGACCTGATCGTGGTGCCGGAACCGGAGCGCGGCGACGTCGGCCAGCTGGTTCAAGGCTTCCTGGAGACCGGTGCGGAGGCGCTGCGCGCGCATCTGGTCATGCGCCGGGCCGCAAGGATCGAGATCGAGACGGAGCGGCCGATCCAGGTCAACCTGGACGGCGAGCCGCTTCACGCGGAGCGGCTGGACATCCGCGTGCTGCCCGGCCGCATCCGCCTGGTCCGCCCCGACGCGTCCGGACGCGGGCAGGCGCCGGTTGCGAAGGACGCGCGCGGCGGGTAA
- a CDS encoding acyl-CoA dehydrogenase, with protein sequence MSAHAKSSPAGGGTFDWEDPFLLREQLTEDELLIMETARSYAQDKLMPRVLEAYREEKTDRAIFAEMGELGLLGVTLPEDYGCAGASYVAYGLVAREIERVDSGYRSMNSVQSSLVMYPIYAYGSEEQRKKYLPRLASGEFVGCFGLTEPDAGSDPAGMRTRAEKIDGGYRLKGSKMWISNSPIADVFVVWAKSEAHDGAIRGFVLEKGMKGLSAPKIGGKLSLRASITGEIVMDGVEVSEDALLPNVSGLKGPFGCLNRARYGISWGAMGAAEDCWHRARQYGLDRKQFGRPLAQTQLFQKKLADMQTEIALGLQASLRVGRLFDEGKVAPEMISIVKRNNCGKALDVARQARDMHGGNGIQEEYHVMRHAQNLETVNTYEGTHDVHALILGRAQTNLQAFF encoded by the coding sequence ATGAGCGCTCATGCCAAATCGTCCCCCGCCGGCGGCGGCACCTTCGACTGGGAAGACCCGTTCCTGCTGCGCGAGCAGCTGACCGAGGACGAGCTTCTGATCATGGAGACGGCGCGCTCCTACGCCCAGGACAAGCTGATGCCGCGCGTCCTGGAGGCCTACCGCGAGGAGAAGACCGACCGCGCCATCTTCGCCGAGATGGGCGAACTCGGCCTGCTCGGCGTCACCCTGCCGGAGGACTACGGCTGCGCTGGCGCGTCCTATGTCGCCTATGGCCTCGTCGCCCGCGAGATCGAGCGCGTCGACAGCGGCTACCGCTCGATGAACTCGGTGCAGTCCTCGCTGGTCATGTATCCGATCTACGCCTACGGCTCGGAGGAACAGCGCAAGAAGTATCTGCCCAGGCTCGCCAGCGGCGAGTTCGTCGGCTGCTTCGGCCTGACCGAGCCGGACGCCGGCTCCGACCCGGCCGGCATGCGCACCCGCGCCGAGAAGATCGACGGCGGCTACCGGCTCAAGGGGTCCAAAATGTGGATCTCCAACTCGCCGATCGCCGATGTCTTCGTCGTCTGGGCGAAGTCCGAGGCCCATGACGGCGCCATCCGCGGCTTCGTGCTCGAAAAGGGCATGAAGGGTCTGTCGGCGCCCAAGATCGGCGGCAAGCTTTCCTTGCGCGCCTCGATCACCGGCGAGATCGTCATGGACGGCGTCGAGGTGTCAGAGGACGCGCTGCTGCCCAACGTCTCGGGCCTCAAGGGTCCATTCGGCTGCCTCAACCGCGCCCGCTACGGGATTTCCTGGGGCGCCATGGGCGCGGCCGAGGACTGCTGGCACCGCGCCCGCCAGTACGGCCTCGACCGCAAGCAGTTCGGCCGCCCGCTGGCCCAGACCCAGCTGTTCCAGAAGAAGCTCGCCGACATGCAGACCGAGATCGCCCTCGGCCTGCAGGCCTCGCTGCGCGTCGGCCGGCTGTTCGACGAGGGCAAGGTCGCGCCCGAGATGATCTCCATCGTCAAGCGCAACAATTGCGGCAAGGCGCTCGACGTCGCCCGCCAAGCGCGCGACATGCACGGAGGCAACGGCATCCAGGAGGAATACCACGTCATGCGCCACGCGCAGAACCTGGAGACGGTCAACACCTACGAGGGCACCCACGACGTCCACGCCCTCATCCTCGGCCGCGCCCAGACCAACCTGCAGGCGTTTTTCTGA
- a CDS encoding glycosyltransferase family 2 protein: protein MAKVQVALPVYNGSTYLRQALESLEAQTYRDFEVIVYNNASKDASGEIAEEFAARNAHFRVVHRPQTVPLLDNFLGTFENADCDYLVWRAHDDYSDPTFLEVLAGALDARPDAALAAPTVITHKRKRDIVRRMPRVLPGKALEPASLLVGSHASWIYGMFRPRDLERCYRAALANLDALWAIDHATMLPLILDRRVVLAPAAVFHQQILEDPIKWRMAQPSHAEKKQIFRQYLAYGNRLIGERDFTGAQRLLLRAVFLRHVSKRTFRIHRLLRAELAERLGLVSAGA, encoded by the coding sequence ATGGCTAAGGTTCAGGTCGCCCTGCCGGTGTACAACGGCTCGACCTATCTGCGACAGGCGCTCGAAAGCCTGGAGGCCCAGACCTACCGCGACTTCGAGGTAATCGTCTACAACAACGCCTCGAAGGACGCTTCCGGCGAGATCGCCGAGGAGTTCGCCGCGCGCAACGCCCATTTCCGCGTCGTGCACCGGCCGCAGACCGTGCCGCTGCTCGACAATTTCCTCGGCACCTTCGAGAACGCCGACTGCGACTACCTGGTCTGGCGCGCCCACGACGACTATTCCGACCCGACCTTCCTGGAGGTGCTGGCCGGCGCGCTCGACGCCCGGCCGGACGCGGCACTGGCCGCGCCGACGGTGATCACCCACAAGCGCAAGCGCGACATCGTGCGCAGGATGCCGCGCGTGCTGCCGGGCAAGGCGCTGGAGCCGGCGTCGCTGCTGGTCGGCTCGCATGCGAGCTGGATCTACGGCATGTTCCGCCCGCGCGACCTGGAGCGCTGCTACCGCGCCGCGCTGGCCAATCTCGACGCCCTGTGGGCGATCGACCACGCCACCATGCTGCCGCTGATCCTCGACCGGCGGGTGGTGCTGGCTCCGGCTGCGGTGTTCCACCAGCAGATCCTGGAGGATCCGATCAAGTGGCGCATGGCGCAGCCATCGCACGCGGAGAAGAAGCAGATCTTCCGCCAGTATCTCGCCTACGGCAACCGGCTGATCGGCGAGCGCGACTTCACCGGCGCGCAGCGGCTGCTGCTGCGGGCGGTGTTCCTGCGCCACGTCAGCAAGCGGACCTTCCGGATCCACCGCCTGCTGCGCGCGGAGCTCGCCGAGCGGCTCGGCCTGGTCAGCGCAGGCGCTTGA